In Candidatus Polarisedimenticolaceae bacterium, the genomic stretch CGAGAATGCGGCGGACTTCGGACTCCCGGTGCGAGCGGCGCGCGCGCTCGGCGCGGACGATGGCCCGGAGCTCCTTGGTCGCGCGCTTGATCTCGTCGTTCACGACGACGTAGTCGTAATGGACGTACTCCTCCGCCTCGACGCGGGCCTGCGCCAGGCGCTCGGCGATCTGCCCCTCGGCCTCGCTCCCCCG encodes the following:
- a CDS encoding guanylate kinase gives rise to the protein ADLLLDIDVQGARQVRESGVPCVSVFILPPDYATLESRLRLRGSEAEGQIAERLAQARVEAEEYVHYDYVVVNDEIKRATKELRAIVRAERARRSHRESEVRRILATFPARTSRA